The Magnolia sinica isolate HGM2019 chromosome 10, MsV1, whole genome shotgun sequence genome includes a window with the following:
- the LOC131258183 gene encoding E3 ubiquitin-protein ligase BRE1-like 2 isoform X4, whose amino-acid sequence MKIENLQKQKQELQIFLDMYGQNCFEKRDVIEIKESERRAQVQAKILKSALDEHSLELRVKAANEAEAACQQRLSVAEAEIVDLRAKLDASERLALYMYLLSTSMCIWRLLLHHFISRLYGICEIR is encoded by the exons ATGAAG ATTGAAAACCTGCAGAAGCAAAAGCAGGAGCTCCAAATCTTTTTGGATATGTATGGACAAAATTGCTTTGAAAAGAG AGATGTGATAGAAATCAAGGAATCAGAACGTAGAGCTCAGGTGCAAGCTAAAATCTTGAAAAGTGCTTTGGATGAACACAGTCTAGAGTTGCGAGTGAAGGCTGCGAATGAGGCTGAGGCAGCTTGCCAACAAAGGCTTTCTGTCGCTGAAGCTGAAATTGTTGATTTAAGGGCAAAATTAGATGCTTCTGAGAGGTTAGCTTTGTATATGTATTTACTTAGTACTTCTATGTGTATATGGAGATTACTTTTACATCATTTCATAAGTAGGTTATATGGAATATGTGAAATAAGGTAA
- the LOC131258183 gene encoding E3 ubiquitin-protein ligase BRE1-like 2 isoform X3, with translation MKIENLQKQKQELQIFLDMYGQNCFEKRLSTMNTRDVIEIKESERRAQVQAKILKSALDEHSLELRVKAANEAEAACQQRLSVAEAEIVDLRAKLDASERLALYMYLLSTSMCIWRLLLHHFISRLYGICEIR, from the exons ATGAAG ATTGAAAACCTGCAGAAGCAAAAGCAGGAGCTCCAAATCTTTTTGGATATGTATGGACAAAATTGCTTTGAAAAGAG GCTTTCTACTATGAATACCAGAGATGTGATAGAAATCAAGGAATCAGAACGTAGAGCTCAGGTGCAAGCTAAAATCTTGAAAAGTGCTTTGGATGAACACAGTCTAGAGTTGCGAGTGAAGGCTGCGAATGAGGCTGAGGCAGCTTGCCAACAAAGGCTTTCTGTCGCTGAAGCTGAAATTGTTGATTTAAGGGCAAAATTAGATGCTTCTGAGAGGTTAGCTTTGTATATGTATTTACTTAGTACTTCTATGTGTATATGGAGATTACTTTTACATCATTTCATAAGTAGGTTATATGGAATATGTGAAATAAGGTAA
- the LOC131258183 gene encoding E3 ubiquitin-protein ligase BRE1-like 2 isoform X2, with the protein MHQNFERATGCHDGFIRCRSFAWEMKIENLQKQKQELQIFLDMYGQNCFEKRDVIEIKESERRAQVQAKILKSALDEHSLELRVKAANEAEAACQQRLSVAEAEIVDLRAKLDASERLALYMYLLSTSMCIWRLLLHHFISRLYGICEIR; encoded by the exons ATGCATCAGAACTTTGAGCGAGCTACAGGTTGCCACGATGGTTTCATTAGATGCAG gTCTTTTGCCTGGGAAATGAAG ATTGAAAACCTGCAGAAGCAAAAGCAGGAGCTCCAAATCTTTTTGGATATGTATGGACAAAATTGCTTTGAAAAGAG AGATGTGATAGAAATCAAGGAATCAGAACGTAGAGCTCAGGTGCAAGCTAAAATCTTGAAAAGTGCTTTGGATGAACACAGTCTAGAGTTGCGAGTGAAGGCTGCGAATGAGGCTGAGGCAGCTTGCCAACAAAGGCTTTCTGTCGCTGAAGCTGAAATTGTTGATTTAAGGGCAAAATTAGATGCTTCTGAGAGGTTAGCTTTGTATATGTATTTACTTAGTACTTCTATGTGTATATGGAGATTACTTTTACATCATTTCATAAGTAGGTTATATGGAATATGTGAAATAAGGTAA
- the LOC131258183 gene encoding E3 ubiquitin-protein ligase BRE1-like 2 isoform X1: MHQNFERATGCHDGFIRCRSFAWEMKIENLQKQKQELQIFLDMYGQNCFEKRLSTMNTRDVIEIKESERRAQVQAKILKSALDEHSLELRVKAANEAEAACQQRLSVAEAEIVDLRAKLDASERLALYMYLLSTSMCIWRLLLHHFISRLYGICEIR; the protein is encoded by the exons ATGCATCAGAACTTTGAGCGAGCTACAGGTTGCCACGATGGTTTCATTAGATGCAG gTCTTTTGCCTGGGAAATGAAG ATTGAAAACCTGCAGAAGCAAAAGCAGGAGCTCCAAATCTTTTTGGATATGTATGGACAAAATTGCTTTGAAAAGAG GCTTTCTACTATGAATACCAGAGATGTGATAGAAATCAAGGAATCAGAACGTAGAGCTCAGGTGCAAGCTAAAATCTTGAAAAGTGCTTTGGATGAACACAGTCTAGAGTTGCGAGTGAAGGCTGCGAATGAGGCTGAGGCAGCTTGCCAACAAAGGCTTTCTGTCGCTGAAGCTGAAATTGTTGATTTAAGGGCAAAATTAGATGCTTCTGAGAGGTTAGCTTTGTATATGTATTTACTTAGTACTTCTATGTGTATATGGAGATTACTTTTACATCATTTCATAAGTAGGTTATATGGAATATGTGAAATAAGGTAA
- the LOC131257393 gene encoding uncharacterized protein LOC131257393 → MAVVLESLLVPRVSAHCASPSSPVDSAISVARQKTAGLLPEFRGLKIQMHAPRITLASSRRGQRIAHRSIICEMQETAVDVPAVTDATWQSLVLGADLPMLVEFWAPWCGPCRMIHPIIDELSRDYAGKLKCFKVNTDESPSIATQYGIHSIPTVIIFKNGEKKDAIIGTVPKTTLTASIDKFL, encoded by the coding sequence ATGGCTGTTGTCCTCGAATCGCTTCTCGTTCCCCGCGTTTCGGCTCACTGTGCATCTCCTTCGTCGCCGGTGGACTCCGCCATCTCGGTCGCCCGCCAGAAGACGGCAGGTCTGTTGCCGGAGTTCAGGGGGTTGAAGATCCAGATGCATGCACCCCGGATTACATTAGCATCGAGCAGGAGGGGCCAGAGGATCGCTCATCGTTCGATCATCTGCGAGATGCAGGAGACAGCCGTCGATGTGCCTGCTGTAACTGATGCCACATGGCAGTCGCTTGTCCTTGGGGCTGACCTTCCTATGCTTGTCGAGTTCTGGGCTCCATGGTGTGGTCCCTGCCGCATGATCCATCCCATAATAGATGAATTGTCAAGGGACTATGCTGGGAAGCTGAAATGCTTCAAGGTGAACACTGATGAGAGCCCATCAATTGCAACCCAATACGGAATCCACAGCATCCCGACTGTCATCATCTTCAAAAATGGCGAGAAGAAAGATGCAATCATTGGCACAGTCCCCAAAACTACACTAACTGCGAGCATCGATAAATTCTTGTAG
- the LOC131258183 gene encoding 8-amino-7-oxononanoate synthase-like isoform X5, which produces MDGDFTPVIELVELRKKHGFLLVIDDFLPALGTLICGKHGGGVAKQFDCENDVDICIRTLSELQVATMVSLDADFMHANCLMKWLKVFCLGNEDE; this is translated from the exons ATGGATGGAGATTTTACACCTGTAATTGAACTTGTGGAGCTTCGGAAGAAGCATGGATTTTTATTGGTCATTGATGAT TTTCTTCCGGCCCTTGGGACACTTATTTGTGGCAAGCATGGTGGTGGAGTGGCAAAGCAGTTTGATTGTGAGAATGATGTGGATATATGCATCAGAACTTTGAGCGAGCTACAGGTTGCCACGATGGTTTCATTAGATGCAG atttcatgcatgctaactgtttgatgaaatggctcaaggTCTTTTGCCTGGGAAATGAAG ATGAGTGA